One Portunus trituberculatus isolate SZX2019 chromosome 43, ASM1759143v1, whole genome shotgun sequence DNA segment encodes these proteins:
- the LOC123518385 gene encoding uncharacterized protein LOC123518385 encodes MGFRRVAPVVHVGGRGWLRLDARHAALTAALYTIVVSVVVAALCGWRLAVNGRHPNHLQDVYYGVQIAYLATLCTHLAIIVLSCFLIVGITQERLELVSLWVVASIAFMALEAVCCVYSNVLRDHINKRFDTLCKVEMSFFTARVFINILALWGVMKLYRNLRAGYSYKDPEAIEL; translated from the exons ATGGGGTTCAGGAG GGTGGCTCCAGTGGTTCACGTGGGAGGGCGTGGATGGCTTCGTCTTGACGCCCGCCACGCCGCCCTCACAGCTGCACTCTACACCATA gtggtgtctgtggtggtggctgcacTGTGCGGGTGGCGGCTGGCAGTGAATGGGCGGCATCCGAACCACCTTCAGGATGTATACTATG gtgtgcAGATCGCCTACCTGGCCACGCTGTGCACACACCTCGCCATCATTGTGCTCAGCTGCTTCCTCATCGTGGGGATAAcgcag gagCGGCTGGAGCTGGTGTCGCTGTGGGTGGTGGCGAGCATTGCGTTCATGGCGCTGGaagctgtgtgctgtgtgtactCCAACGTGCTGCGGGACCACAtcaacaag aGGTTCGACACGCTATGCAAGGTAGAGATGAGCTTCTTCACGGCACGAGTCTTTATCAAC ATTTTAGCCTTGTGGGGAGTAATGAAGCTGTATCGTAACCTCCGCGCTGGCTACTCCTACAAGGACCCCGAGGCCATAGAGTTATAG